In Calditrichota bacterium, the sequence GGAATCCCAAGTTCCCGCAAATCTATCGAGCCACATCCGGCGCGCCCCAGTTCGCGGGGAAGGGTGTGCAGGTGATGGCTGTTTTCAACCACTGATTGGGCGCGCTGTCTCGCACTGGAGACGAGCAATGGACGACAGCAAGCTGATTATTATCGAGGGTCTGGTGAAGCGATTCCCCATGGGGAGCGGCCACTTCTCCGCGTTGCGCGGCATAGACCTTGTTTTCGAGCGCGGCGAATTCGCCGGAGTGGTGGGACCGAGTGGCTCTGGCAAGACCACGCTGCTGAACATCATTGGCTCCTTGGACACACCCAGCGAGGGGAGAGTAGTCGTGCTCGGCCACTCGATAGGCGAGCTCTCCCACAAGGAGGCAGCGCGTCTGCGCAACCGCCATCTCGGCTTCATCTTTCAGACCTTCAACCTCTTTCCGGTGTACACTGCCTACGAGAATGTGGAGTTTCCGCTCCTCTTGCTCAAAGTGCCCGCGCACGGGCGGCGGAAGGCAGTGCTCGACGCGCTGGAGTGGGTTGGTCTGGCGGACAAGGC encodes:
- a CDS encoding ABC transporter ATP-binding protein produces the protein MDDSKLIIIEGLVKRFPMGSGHFSALRGIDLVFERGEFAGVVGPSGSGKTTLLNIIGSLDTPSEGRVVVLGHSIGELSHKEAARLRNRHLGFIFQTFNLFPVYTAYENVEFPLLLLKVPAHGRRKAVLDALEWVGLADKANSRPAQLSGGECQRVAIARAMVKKPEIVLADEPTANLDAENSHHILRTMAELNRQFRTTFIFATHDEKVVQYLRRKIQLVDGRVTKDERLVQGEGGAKS